The following proteins come from a genomic window of Yinghuangia sp. ASG 101:
- a CDS encoding fused DSP-PTPase phosphatase/NAD kinase-like protein: protein MSPTPAPAAPPVDAPARSSAPTRARTAARRGGKVLGIAALVYGVSWLFAFLGMLGAHAWASSHTTGGAGRGIAGMNHVKQVDDHVWRGSAPGDEGYRALASMGIRTVVDLRAEHLSAEDLARPARAGLNVVRLPIRDGQTPTPGQVERFLETVRTSDGPVYVHCGAGVGRTGSMTAAYMVRTGEADATEAARQTLAVGPPSIEQVYYVLSAGHDSSEQPPLLIRIISRVLDAPRRIRSSLGI, encoded by the coding sequence TTGAGCCCCACCCCCGCTCCGGCGGCCCCGCCCGTCGACGCCCCCGCGCGCTCGTCCGCGCCCACGCGGGCCCGCACGGCCGCCCGCCGCGGTGGCAAAGTCCTGGGCATCGCCGCGCTGGTGTACGGCGTCAGCTGGCTGTTCGCCTTCCTCGGCATGCTCGGCGCCCACGCCTGGGCGTCGTCGCACACGACCGGCGGCGCGGGGCGCGGCATCGCCGGGATGAACCACGTCAAGCAGGTGGACGACCACGTGTGGCGCGGTTCGGCGCCCGGTGACGAGGGATACCGCGCCCTCGCGTCGATGGGCATCCGCACGGTCGTCGACCTGCGCGCCGAGCACCTGTCGGCCGAGGATCTGGCCCGCCCCGCGCGGGCCGGACTGAACGTGGTCCGCCTCCCCATCCGCGACGGCCAGACCCCGACCCCGGGCCAGGTCGAGAGGTTCCTGGAGACCGTCCGGACCTCCGACGGGCCGGTGTACGTGCACTGCGGCGCGGGCGTCGGACGCACCGGCTCGATGACCGCCGCGTACATGGTCCGCACCGGCGAAGCCGACGCCACCGAGGCGGCGCGGCAGACGCTCGCGGTCGGACCGCCGTCCATCGAGCAGGTCTACTACGTTCTGAGCGCCGGGCACGATTCGAGCGAGCAGCCGCCGCTGCTGATCCGGATCATCAGCCGGGTGCTGGACGCACCGCGCCGCATCAGGTCGTCGCTGGGCATCTGA
- a CDS encoding GlxA family transcriptional regulator produces the protein MHTVAVLVLDQVVPLDMSAPIWAFERARLPDGRSAYRVLVCGPEPEVDAGTFVMRVPHGLDTLADADTIVIAGTARCEAAVSPEVSAALRTAAARGTRIASICIGAFVLAATGLLNGLRATTHWITAAELAERYPEIEVDPDVLYVDNGQFLTSAGAAAGLDLCLHMIRRDHGSAVAADAARLSVVPLERQGGQAQFIVHAHPPVPSGASMEPLLDWMRDNCGRELTLAEIAARAGTSTRTLNRRFRAQTGTTPLTWLHRTRVHRAQYLLETTTHSVDRIALQAGFGSPTAFRDRFKRVVGISPHAYRRSFRSSVTG, from the coding sequence ATGCACACCGTGGCCGTCCTCGTCCTGGACCAGGTCGTTCCCCTCGATATGTCGGCACCGATCTGGGCCTTCGAACGGGCCCGTCTGCCCGACGGCCGCTCGGCCTACCGCGTCCTGGTGTGCGGCCCGGAGCCCGAGGTGGACGCCGGCACGTTCGTGATGCGCGTGCCGCACGGCCTGGACACGCTCGCCGACGCCGACACGATCGTGATCGCCGGCACCGCCCGCTGCGAGGCGGCGGTGTCCCCCGAGGTGTCGGCGGCCCTGCGCACCGCCGCCGCGCGCGGGACGCGCATCGCCTCGATCTGCATCGGCGCGTTCGTCCTCGCGGCCACCGGCCTGCTGAACGGCCTGCGTGCCACGACGCATTGGATCACCGCCGCCGAACTCGCCGAGCGCTACCCGGAGATCGAGGTCGACCCCGACGTCCTGTACGTCGACAACGGGCAGTTCCTCACCTCGGCGGGCGCGGCGGCCGGGCTCGACCTGTGCCTCCACATGATCCGCCGCGACCACGGGTCCGCGGTCGCCGCCGACGCGGCCAGGCTCTCCGTCGTCCCGCTCGAACGCCAGGGCGGGCAGGCGCAGTTCATCGTGCACGCGCATCCACCGGTGCCCTCCGGCGCGTCGATGGAGCCGCTGCTCGACTGGATGCGCGACAACTGCGGGCGCGAACTGACCCTCGCCGAGATCGCCGCCCGGGCCGGCACCAGCACCCGCACCCTCAACCGCCGCTTCCGCGCGCAGACCGGCACCACGCCGCTCACGTGGCTGCACCGCACCCGCGTCCACCGCGCGCAGTACCTCCTGGAGACCACGACCCACTCCGTCGACCGCATCGCCCTGCAAGCGGGCTTCGGATCCCCCACCGCCTTCCGCGACCGCTTCAAGCGCGTGGTCGGCATCAGCCCGCACGCCTACCGGCGCTCGTTCCGGAGTTCCGTGACGGGGTGA